In Planktothrix serta PCC 8927, the following are encoded in one genomic region:
- a CDS encoding GTPase family protein has translation MIRLKQWQWIVLITPITIMVIFLLMAAGVTIHVWGINWIWAVFTLIFLGWRWLLVKWTQPLVKQMETVVAEVNHELESSFDQPISQPTGNQAINQVEIALQDILKASQNDPPIWEDSSIFWKRCQDVVATTANIYHPEVKYPLLSIYIPQAYQLMRGTVDDLDQWMAKLSPVLNQVTVGQGYEAYQVYQKLEPSARKLWRVWNWAQWLLNPTVALARVTTQKSTNQATQQLLVNLGQSLRESALRNLCHQAIILYSGNTLPLTEFAVTTPSLPQAKTQTLREILTQTESVETLKQKPVNLLLVGRTGAGKSSLINTLFQADKALVDVLPSTDKIQNYQWQIETGESLNLWDTPGYEQVNRPELREQVLDYAANADLLLLVTPALDPALQMDGDFLKEIKQQGIELPIITIVTQVDRLRPMREWQPPYDWKSGNKPKEKAIREATQYRIEQLGEYCDRILPIVTQDRQIQRQAWGIDVLSIALLETINPAKQLRLARFLQNREARILATAKIIDHYTFQMATTQGLAALLKSPILRFISTLTTGSPTLALLLAEQIPVEQLPVVIGKLQMAYDLFMLLNSGESDPVNFDLLALWPLLLENPNPPEKNAWAFGHALVEYWTQKLSIEQMQQRFQFYLKSKSS, from the coding sequence ATGATTAGACTCAAACAATGGCAATGGATTGTATTGATCACGCCGATCACAATCATGGTAATTTTTTTGCTAATGGCGGCGGGAGTTACCATTCATGTCTGGGGAATTAATTGGATTTGGGCGGTATTTACCCTAATATTTTTGGGTTGGCGTTGGTTATTAGTGAAATGGACTCAACCCCTGGTTAAACAGATGGAAACTGTCGTTGCTGAAGTCAATCACGAACTAGAATCCTCTTTTGATCAACCCATATCTCAACCGACTGGAAATCAGGCAATTAATCAAGTAGAAATAGCCCTACAGGACATTTTAAAAGCCTCCCAAAATGATCCGCCAATTTGGGAAGATAGTTCAATCTTTTGGAAACGCTGTCAAGATGTGGTGGCGACTACTGCTAATATTTATCATCCTGAAGTAAAATATCCTCTCCTCAGCATTTATATTCCTCAAGCTTATCAATTAATGCGAGGAACAGTTGATGATTTAGATCAATGGATGGCAAAATTATCTCCGGTATTGAATCAAGTTACCGTTGGACAAGGCTATGAAGCTTATCAAGTTTATCAGAAATTAGAACCCTCCGCCCGTAAACTTTGGCGAGTGTGGAATTGGGCGCAATGGCTATTAAATCCAACGGTTGCTTTAGCGCGAGTTACGACTCAAAAATCCACCAATCAAGCCACACAACAATTGTTAGTTAATTTAGGTCAATCTTTACGAGAATCAGCCTTAAGAAATTTGTGTCATCAAGCAATTATTCTCTATAGTGGAAATACCTTACCGCTAACAGAATTTGCAGTTACAACTCCTTCCCTTCCCCAAGCGAAAACCCAAACTCTCCGAGAGATTTTAACCCAAACTGAATCCGTTGAAACGTTAAAACAAAAACCCGTTAATTTACTGTTAGTGGGACGCACAGGAGCGGGAAAAAGTAGTTTAATTAATACCCTGTTTCAAGCGGATAAAGCCCTTGTGGATGTCTTACCCAGTACGGATAAAATTCAAAATTATCAGTGGCAAATAGAAACGGGAGAAAGCCTTAATTTATGGGATACTCCGGGTTATGAACAGGTGAATCGTCCTGAGTTGCGAGAACAAGTTTTAGACTATGCAGCCAACGCAGATTTATTATTATTAGTAACTCCAGCCCTTGATCCGGCTTTACAAATGGATGGGGATTTTTTGAAAGAGATTAAACAGCAGGGGATCGAGTTACCCATTATTACAATTGTTACCCAAGTTGATCGCTTACGTCCGATGCGAGAATGGCAACCGCCCTATGATTGGAAATCGGGAAATAAACCCAAAGAAAAAGCAATCCGAGAAGCCACACAATATCGGATTGAACAATTAGGAGAATATTGTGATCGCATTTTACCGATTGTTACCCAAGATCGTCAAATTCAGCGCCAAGCTTGGGGAATTGATGTCTTATCTATTGCTCTTTTAGAAACGATTAATCCCGCCAAACAATTGCGTTTAGCCCGGTTTTTACAAAATCGAGAAGCTCGGATTTTAGCAACGGCTAAAATTATTGATCATTATACCTTTCAAATGGCAACAACTCAAGGATTAGCGGCGTTATTAAAAAGTCCGATTTTGAGATTTATTTCCACATTAACAACAGGTTCTCCTACCTTGGCTTTATTACTCGCAGAACAAATTCCCGTTGAACAATTACCCGTTGTGATTGGTAAATTGCAGATGGCTTATGACTTGTTTATGTTATTAAATTCAGGAGAATCTGATCCGGTTAATTTTGATTTATTGGCTCTTTGGCCGTTACTCTTAGAAAATCCTAATCCCCCGGAAAAAAATGCTTGGGCGTTTGGTCATGCGTTAGTGGAATATTGGACACAAAAGCTTTCAATTGAACAAATGCAGCAGCGATTTCAATTTTATTTAAAGTCTAAAAGTTCGTAG
- the petL gene encoding cytochrome b6-f complex subunit PetL: MLTVDGAIAYVIIYAGAIVAAAGIMFTLRAVKLI, from the coding sequence ATGCTTACAGTGGATGGCGCGATCGCTTACGTTATCATCTATGCGGGTGCTATAGTCGCAGCCGCCGGAATTATGTTTACCCTGCGTGCGGTTAAACTCATTTAA
- a CDS encoding flippase — protein sequence MKNLLTRLDLSYLYVFLGEATLGLTFVFYILLARVLGPEQYGIFTSASALGAILALLIQFGLPILLNREVSANPEVGSKLTSRFIILELLTSIPVFVLLFPIAILMGYNEGNTLIICYIVVFSEICRAMKMTLRGTLKGMGWFRTETVSVALERAATVLISLGVLYATKSLILVVISIVVVRLLDILILMYYLNRKLPVWSPFTIRDCWDSLRMAYPFALSGVLWILYYQVDLVMLQAIGVTVEAGYYSAAYKVMEMFFALPRVIFQVVFTRFAKYHANDPSRLPEQLYKATRLLLTGVLPAVILAGFLQQILLPLIYGQEFLRSVYSLAILLPSLGISMFGNLAQRFLQATGQEKSLPNILFWTASGNVIINWFLIPRFGGPGAAIATLISEIALCLLGLQIMIGTGYPHIGKQMRAIALLSLFAAACPSFIIYGLNPAIGIALIMGSLLAILYLFQRRRFLGEANS from the coding sequence ATGAAAAACCTGCTGACTCGTTTAGATCTGTCTTACCTTTATGTGTTTTTGGGAGAAGCAACTCTAGGTTTAACCTTTGTTTTTTATATCCTTCTAGCGCGTGTTTTAGGGCCAGAACAGTATGGGATTTTTACATCAGCTTCTGCATTAGGGGCAATTTTAGCCTTATTAATTCAGTTTGGTTTACCCATTCTTTTGAACCGAGAAGTTTCGGCTAACCCGGAAGTAGGCTCAAAATTAACATCCCGGTTTATTATCTTAGAATTGCTAACCTCTATCCCGGTTTTTGTCCTCTTATTTCCCATTGCAATATTGATGGGATACAACGAGGGAAACACTCTAATTATTTGTTACATTGTGGTGTTTTCAGAAATTTGTCGCGCCATGAAAATGACCCTACGGGGAACGTTAAAAGGCATGGGATGGTTTAGAACAGAAACGGTGTCTGTTGCCTTGGAACGTGCCGCTACAGTTCTGATTTCTTTGGGGGTATTATATGCCACAAAAAGTTTGATTTTGGTGGTAATTAGTATTGTTGTTGTCCGGCTTTTAGATATTTTAATTTTAATGTATTATCTCAATCGTAAACTTCCGGTTTGGTCGCCTTTTACCATCAGAGATTGTTGGGATTCATTACGCATGGCTTACCCCTTTGCTTTATCGGGGGTTTTATGGATTTTATATTATCAAGTTGATTTAGTCATGTTGCAAGCCATCGGAGTAACAGTTGAAGCCGGATATTATAGTGCAGCCTATAAAGTTATGGAGATGTTTTTTGCCTTACCCCGTGTGATTTTCCAAGTTGTTTTTACTCGATTTGCTAAATATCACGCCAATGATCCCAGTCGTTTACCTGAACAATTATATAAGGCAACACGCCTTTTATTAACTGGGGTTTTACCTGCGGTTATTCTAGCTGGATTCTTACAACAAATTTTACTCCCCTTAATTTATGGTCAAGAATTTCTGCGCTCAGTTTATTCCTTAGCGATTTTGTTACCGAGTTTAGGAATTAGTATGTTTGGCAACTTAGCTCAACGGTTTTTACAAGCAACGGGACAAGAAAAAAGCTTACCTAATATTTTATTTTGGACAGCATCAGGTAATGTAATTATTAATTGGTTTTTAATTCCCCGTTTCGGAGGGCCAGGGGCTGCGATCGCAACTTTAATCAGTGAAATTGCCTTGTGTTTATTAGGATTACAAATTATGATTGGCACTGGATATCCTCATATTGGCAAACAAATGCGGGCGATCGCTTTACTAAGTTTATTCGCAGCCGCTTGTCCTTCTTTTATCATTTATGGCTTAAATCCTGCCATCGGAATTGCTTTAATCATGGGTTCATTGTTAGCTATTCTCTATTTGTTCCAACGTCGTCGTTTTCTGGGTGAAGCTAATTCTTAA
- a CDS encoding Rqc2 family fibronectin-binding protein yields MQSVDLTTLIASCCELRQDWIPARLEQVYQRDRFTISLGLRTLKRRGWLDISWHPQAARICIGDPPPRLPDTFTFSDQLRHQLGGLALVEIQQVDPWERILDLQFSRRPGDEPLWHLYVEIMGKYSNVILTGSDNNIVTAAHQVNIKQSSVRPILTGQPYELPPKLTEPIPSLNEAQSRWQERVSLIPSALKQQLLKNYRGLSSGLVLSMIQSADLDPTQPTNSLTIEDWHRLFQSWQTWLKALEEQDFCPYYTAKGYDIIPWNSETLSEVKSIQILLNTYYTNQLNQQEFQQLRHQVSQKINNVLTKLRVKADQFIQRLQQSDEADEYRAKADLLMAFLHEWKPGMKEILLPDFETGEPVKIALNPENNAVWNAQNLYKRHQKLKRARIAVEPLLNDVKTEINYLEQVESAISLVETYKTAEDLQTLAEIREELIQQGYINIPDYRSSNSPSSIEFYRYQTPNNFEVLIGRNNRQNDQLTFKVATDYDLWFHSQEIPGSHVLLRLSAGQVADDIDLQFTANLTAYYSRARQSEQVPVIYTKPKHVYKPKGAKPGMVIYKQETVIWGSPHQVKIAL; encoded by the coding sequence ATGCAATCTGTTGATTTAACGACATTAATCGCAAGCTGTTGTGAACTGCGTCAAGACTGGATTCCGGCGCGGTTAGAACAGGTGTATCAACGCGATCGCTTTACGATTTCTTTGGGGTTACGCACCCTAAAACGTCGGGGCTGGTTAGATATTTCTTGGCATCCCCAAGCCGCTAGAATTTGTATCGGTGATCCTCCTCCTCGTCTTCCTGATACGTTTACTTTTAGCGATCAACTGCGTCATCAATTAGGGGGATTAGCATTAGTTGAAATTCAGCAAGTTGACCCTTGGGAACGAATTTTAGATCTGCAATTTTCCCGGCGACCAGGGGATGAACCCCTCTGGCATTTGTATGTAGAAATTATGGGAAAATATAGTAACGTTATTTTAACTGGATCGGACAATAATATTGTTACGGCTGCCCATCAGGTCAATATAAAACAATCCAGTGTGCGACCAATTTTAACGGGTCAACCCTATGAATTGCCTCCTAAATTAACCGAGCCCATTCCCAGTTTAAATGAAGCTCAATCTCGTTGGCAAGAGCGGGTAAGTTTAATTCCCAGTGCTTTAAAACAACAACTATTAAAAAACTATCGGGGTTTAAGTTCTGGGTTAGTGTTGTCGATGATTCAATCTGCTGATTTAGATCCAACTCAACCCACTAATAGTTTAACGATAGAAGACTGGCATCGGTTATTTCAAAGTTGGCAAACTTGGTTAAAAGCTTTAGAAGAACAGGATTTTTGTCCTTATTATACCGCAAAAGGCTATGATATTATTCCTTGGAATTCAGAAACTCTTTCTGAGGTTAAATCTATTCAAATTTTACTCAATACCTATTATACAAATCAATTAAATCAACAGGAATTTCAGCAACTCCGGCATCAAGTTAGTCAAAAAATTAATAACGTTTTAACGAAATTACGAGTTAAAGCGGATCAATTTATTCAACGGTTACAACAATCTGATGAAGCGGATGAATATCGGGCAAAAGCCGATTTATTAATGGCATTTCTGCACGAATGGAAACCGGGTATGAAGGAGATTTTATTACCGGATTTTGAGACGGGAGAACCTGTTAAAATTGCCCTAAATCCAGAGAATAATGCCGTCTGGAACGCTCAAAACTTATACAAACGACATCAAAAGTTAAAACGAGCTAGAATAGCCGTTGAACCCCTGTTAAATGATGTTAAAACTGAAATTAACTATTTAGAGCAAGTTGAGTCAGCGATTAGTTTAGTTGAAACCTACAAAACGGCCGAAGATTTACAAACCTTAGCCGAAATTCGAGAGGAATTAATTCAACAAGGTTATATTAATATTCCTGATTATCGTAGTTCTAATTCTCCCTCATCCATAGAATTCTATCGCTATCAAACTCCGAATAATTTTGAGGTGTTAATTGGCAGAAATAATCGTCAAAATGATCAATTAACCTTTAAAGTTGCAACGGATTATGATTTATGGTTTCATAGTCAAGAAATCCCCGGTAGTCATGTCTTATTACGGTTAAGTGCGGGACAGGTTGCTGATGATATTGATTTACAATTTACAGCTAATTTAACGGCTTATTATAGTCGAGCTAGACAAAGTGAACAAGTTCCTGTTATTTATACCAAACCTAAGCACGTTTATAAACCTAAAGGGGCTAAACCAGGGATGGTGATTTATAAACAGGAAACGGTGATTTGGGGTAGTCCTCACCAAGTTAAAATTGCATTGTGA
- the aroB gene encoding 3-dehydroquinate synthase: MESMIRVNLGSLSYNIAIGAGHLDRLGELITPLKLGKKILLVSNPEIFNYYGERTRISLEQAGFDVAICTLPAGEEYKTPETLQMIYDAALKYRLERSSTMVALGGGIIGDMTGFAAATWLRGINVVQVPTSLLAMVDASIGGKTGVNHPQGKNLIGAFHQPKLVLIDPDVLQTLPEREFRAGIAEVIKYGVIWDQELFVKLEQSQGLDNIQALDSGLLQEILTRSCQSKADVVSQDEKESGLRAILNYGHTIGHAVESLTGYTVVIHGEAVGIGMVAASQIAVKLGLWDEDSDRRQFAIIEKAGLPTQLPPGLNINDILDSLQTDKKVKAGKVRFVLPTRIGEAIVTDQVTSDIIRQVLESSPVRCLA, encoded by the coding sequence ATGGAGTCGATGATTCGGGTTAATTTAGGTTCATTATCCTATAATATTGCCATCGGTGCAGGACACTTAGATCGATTAGGGGAATTGATCACCCCCTTAAAATTAGGGAAAAAAATATTATTAGTTTCTAACCCAGAAATCTTTAATTATTATGGAGAAAGAACTCGCATTTCCTTAGAACAAGCGGGGTTTGATGTGGCGATTTGTACCCTTCCAGCAGGTGAAGAATACAAAACCCCCGAAACCCTACAAATGATTTATGATGCCGCTTTAAAATACCGACTAGAACGTTCCTCTACAATGGTAGCGTTAGGAGGAGGAATTATTGGAGATATGACTGGATTTGCTGCGGCGACGTGGTTACGGGGGATTAATGTAGTTCAGGTTCCGACTTCTTTATTAGCAATGGTAGATGCGTCTATTGGGGGGAAAACAGGCGTTAATCATCCCCAAGGAAAAAACTTAATTGGGGCGTTTCATCAACCCAAATTAGTATTAATTGATCCTGATGTTTTACAAACCCTTCCTGAACGAGAATTTAGAGCCGGAATAGCAGAAGTGATTAAATATGGTGTAATTTGGGATCAGGAATTATTTGTTAAACTCGAACAATCCCAAGGATTAGATAATATTCAAGCTTTAGACTCTGGATTATTACAAGAAATTTTAACCCGTTCTTGTCAAAGTAAAGCCGATGTTGTTAGTCAAGATGAAAAAGAATCGGGGTTAAGAGCAATTTTAAATTATGGTCATACTATTGGTCATGCGGTCGAAAGTTTAACTGGGTATACCGTTGTAATTCATGGAGAAGCCGTCGGAATTGGGATGGTAGCCGCGAGTCAAATTGCTGTTAAATTAGGATTATGGGATGAAGATAGCGATCGACGTCAGTTTGCTATTATTGAAAAGGCGGGATTACCGACCCAACTCCCCCCCGGATTAAATATTAATGATATTTTGGATAGTCTACAAACCGATAAAAAAGTTAAGGCTGGAAAAGTGCGATTTGTATTACCGACTCGCATCGGAGAAGCCATCGTTACAGATCAAGTCACTTCTGATATCATTCGTCAAGTATTAGAAAGCTCTCCCGTTCGTTGTTTGGCTTAA
- a CDS encoding serine/threonine-protein kinase yields MTYCLNSNCAKPYNSDQGQFCLCCGTQLRLKDRYRAIDIIGQGGFGKTFLAIDEDKPSKPRCVIKQFFPQSQDIEAIQKASELFAQEAIRLDELGKHPHIPELLAYITIEQQQYLIQEFIEGENLAKILTQEGAFKENQIQSLLICLLPILEFIHTKNVIHRDIKPANIIRCLNGQFVLVDFGSAKFTQKTAFTVTGTIIGTSDYIAPEQAKGKGIFASDIYSLGVTCLHLLTQVEPINLFDDEEGIWVWREHLKHPVSEGFGLILDKMIESAIKRRYQSARDILTDLNNQLSNSGEIVEINNLGILASNNLGISTSETLVPQLTNQAQKWECVKTIIAHTWVIYGVAITPDGQNIVSCSEDETIKIWNLKTGELEKTLTGHSGEVLAIAISSDGQTIVSGSYDKTVRLWNLEAGEEISVLVTSESKVESVAIHPHKNIIGMNHSYGKSSSYARVLVKNIDTDKYAYTSSHSVSNIGVIINAITFAFSSPFLAYENPQGSIIIAHMNTGETIRELKVPGIDYRFLSLAFSSDTQILASGSGDNTIKIWQPATGNLIRSLEEHSGGVYSVAITSDNKILVSGSEDQTIKLWEIETGEEICTLTGHTGIVYSVAISPDNQTIVSGSQDGTIKIWRPVLG; encoded by the coding sequence ATGACTTATTGTTTAAATTCTAATTGTGCTAAACCCTATAATTCTGATCAGGGTCAATTTTGTTTATGTTGTGGGACTCAACTACGATTAAAAGACCGATATCGAGCTATTGATATTATCGGACAAGGGGGATTTGGTAAAACCTTTTTAGCCATTGATGAGGATAAACCCTCTAAACCTCGCTGTGTGATCAAGCAATTTTTTCCCCAGTCTCAAGATATTGAAGCGATACAAAAAGCATCGGAATTATTTGCACAAGAAGCAATTCGTTTAGATGAATTAGGGAAACATCCTCATATTCCTGAACTTTTGGCTTATATTACGATTGAACAACAACAATATTTAATCCAAGAATTTATAGAAGGGGAAAATTTAGCTAAAATTCTCACTCAGGAAGGAGCTTTTAAGGAAAATCAGATTCAATCTTTGTTAATCTGTTTACTTCCGATATTAGAGTTTATTCATACTAAAAATGTGATTCACCGGGATATTAAACCCGCTAATATTATTCGTTGTCTGAATGGTCAATTTGTTTTAGTTGATTTTGGTTCGGCGAAATTTACCCAAAAAACCGCATTTACTGTTACGGGAACAATTATCGGTACTTCTGATTATATTGCGCCGGAACAAGCGAAGGGAAAGGGTATTTTTGCGAGTGATATTTATAGTTTAGGGGTGACTTGTTTGCATTTATTAACGCAAGTGGAACCGATTAATTTATTTGATGATGAGGAGGGAATTTGGGTCTGGCGAGAGCATTTAAAACATCCCGTGAGTGAGGGATTTGGGTTGATTTTGGATAAAATGATAGAAAGTGCGATTAAACGACGTTATCAGTCTGCTAGGGATATTTTAACAGATTTAAACAATCAATTATCTAATTCTGGGGAAATAGTAGAAATTAATAATTTAGGGATATTAGCAAGTAATAATTTAGGGATATCAACAAGCGAGACGCTTGTTCCACAGTTGACAAATCAAGCTCAAAAATGGGAATGTGTTAAAACAATTATTGCTCATACTTGGGTCATTTATGGGGTTGCTATTACTCCTGATGGTCAGAATATTGTGAGTTGTAGCGAGGATGAAACAATTAAAATTTGGAATTTGAAAACAGGAGAATTAGAAAAAACGTTAACAGGACATTCAGGAGAAGTTTTAGCAATTGCAATTAGTTCTGATGGTCAAACAATTGTTAGTGGAAGTTATGATAAAACCGTGAGACTGTGGAATTTAGAGGCGGGTGAAGAAATATCTGTATTAGTAACAAGTGAGTCTAAAGTTGAGTCTGTGGCTATTCACCCTCATAAAAATATTATTGGGATGAATCATAGTTATGGAAAATCATCTTCCTATGCTCGTGTTCTTGTCAAGAATATAGATACTGATAAATATGCTTATACTTCATCACATAGTGTTTCCAATATAGGAGTAATAATTAACGCAATTACTTTTGCATTTAGTAGCCCTTTTCTGGCCTATGAAAATCCGCAAGGTAGTATTATTATTGCTCACATGAACACCGGAGAAACAATTCGTGAGCTTAAAGTCCCTGGAATTGATTATCGATTTTTATCTCTTGCTTTTAGTTCGGATACTCAAATACTAGCGAGTGGAAGTGGGGATAATACGATTAAAATTTGGCAACCTGCAACTGGAAATTTAATCAGAAGCTTAGAAGAACATTCAGGCGGTGTTTATTCTGTTGCGATTACTTCAGATAATAAAATATTAGTCAGTGGAAGTGAAGACCAAACGATTAAATTGTGGGAAATAGAAACGGGGGAAGAAATTTGTACATTAACCGGACATACGGGGATTGTTTATTCGGTTGCGATTAGTCCCGATAATCAAACTATTGTTAGTGGGAGTCAAGATGGAACAATTAAAATTTGGCGTCCGGTGTTGGGATGA
- the fdxA gene encoding ferredoxin FdxA: MPYVITETCIKCKYTDCVEVCPVDCFYEGENMLVINPDECIDCGVCEPECPAEAIFPDVTEEGGRWIELNREYAQIWPNITRKKPSPPDVDQYKDEDDKFNKYFSPNAGGS; encoded by the coding sequence ATGCCTTACGTTATTACAGAAACTTGTATTAAATGCAAATACACAGATTGCGTTGAAGTTTGCCCTGTAGACTGTTTTTATGAAGGTGAAAATATGCTCGTCATCAATCCTGACGAGTGTATTGATTGTGGGGTGTGCGAACCTGAATGTCCGGCTGAAGCCATTTTTCCTGATGTAACGGAAGAGGGAGGACGTTGGATAGAATTGAACCGGGAGTATGCTCAAATCTGGCCTAATATTACTCGCAAGAAACCCTCACCCCCAGACGTAGATCAATATAAAGACGAAGACGATAAGTTCAATAAATATTTTAGTCCTAATGCGGGTGGCTCATAA
- a CDS encoding peptidoglycan recognition protein family protein — protein MRKWTPILLLTLYLLGVGVTVGLKNQDWIVAQGMSLWSQIPSPPEFERVIAETVFPSPSPSPNIKLVVAEEPQPKATQPQPETVANVNNVPVPGTCGLQPDPNPTARGTVGPPVNPVTLYRFRRPTDAQTANLQGGLGYTPNEYQALANPTNYGQRFLYDINRKPVNNAPIVVLHETVSDVYSAVNFFQAAQNSEDNQASYHTLIMLTGDIVYIVPPDLRAFGAGNSVFATSTGTETVKTHPQRPPSVNNFAYHVSLETPADGRNNADSHSGYTAAQYQSLAWLVAKTGVPDYRITTHAAVDRSGERRDPRSFDSQLFLQYLQSYPRTQEIMISCQSAYLN, from the coding sequence ATGAGAAAATGGACGCCTATTCTGCTGTTAACCCTGTATTTATTAGGGGTGGGAGTAACCGTTGGACTCAAAAATCAAGATTGGATTGTGGCCCAAGGGATGTCATTATGGAGCCAAATACCTTCTCCTCCCGAATTTGAGCGGGTTATCGCTGAAACCGTCTTTCCCTCTCCCTCCCCATCTCCAAACATCAAACTGGTGGTGGCTGAGGAACCACAGCCAAAAGCGACCCAACCGCAACCGGAAACGGTGGCGAATGTGAATAATGTTCCTGTCCCTGGAACCTGTGGGTTACAACCTGATCCGAACCCGACCGCGAGGGGGACAGTTGGGCCACCTGTGAATCCAGTTACGTTATATCGGTTTCGGCGGCCAACGGATGCACAAACGGCCAATCTTCAAGGCGGGTTGGGTTATACTCCCAATGAATATCAAGCCTTAGCAAATCCGACGAATTACGGACAACGATTTCTTTATGATATTAATAGAAAACCTGTGAATAATGCGCCGATTGTGGTGTTACATGAAACGGTATCGGATGTTTATAGTGCGGTAAATTTTTTCCAAGCCGCCCAAAATTCTGAGGATAATCAAGCAAGTTATCATACTTTAATTATGTTAACTGGGGATATTGTTTATATTGTTCCCCCAGATTTAAGAGCCTTTGGTGCAGGAAATTCTGTATTTGCTACTTCAACGGGAACAGAAACCGTAAAAACCCATCCTCAACGTCCTCCTTCTGTGAATAATTTTGCTTATCATGTTTCTTTAGAAACTCCTGCGGATGGTCGTAATAATGCTGATTCTCACAGTGGTTATACGGCTGCACAATATCAATCTTTAGCGTGGTTAGTAGCAAAAACAGGAGTTCCTGATTATCGAATTACAACTCATGCGGCGGTAGATCGTTCAGGAGAAAGGCGAGATCCCAGAAGTTTTGATTCTCAACTATTTCTTCAATATTTACAATCCTATCCCCGAACTCAAGAAATTATGATTAGTTGTCAATCGGCTTATCTGAATTAA